GCTGACGACTTGGGCGCGGGCGTAGGCGTCGTAGTCGCCTTCACGCACGATCAAGGCCAGCGCATCGGCGCCGGTGGCGTGAGTCTCCAGGTGCTGCTGCAGGTGGGCGACGCTTCCTCGAGCAGCGTGCAGGGCGGGCAGGCCCGCGCCGGTCAGGACCATGACGGCATCGGAGCGCTCGATCAGCGGCAGGGGCGCGTTCGTGGTGGCGTAGCGACCGGCGTCGACGATGACGTCCACTCCCCCGCGGTCCAGACCGGTCAGGACGTCGGCCAATTCGACCCAGACCCGTTTGGTGAGTTGGGCCTGGGCGAAGGTCGGGGCCGCCGAGAGCAGCGTCTTGCCCTCAGCTCCGGGTAGTTGCAGGCACTGCGACCACAGGACTTCCTCCACCGAGGAGTGAGCTGCGGCCATGGTCAGGCTCAGCAGGGAGCGCTCCTGGGAGACCTGGCCGCGGAAGAGACCGGCCATGATCGCGCTGCCGCCGCTGGAGTCGGCTTCGACCAGCAGCGCCGGTCGCGGCCAGGTCATCGTCATGGCCAGCGCCGTGGTGGTCACGCCCGGGGCACCCTTGATGCTGCACAAGGTGATGAGTGCCATCAGCGTTCCCGGGACTGCAGGACGAGCGCGACGCGACCGGTGGAGGCTTGCGCGGCGAGGCGGGCCGCGTCTCCTTCGGGAACCAAGACGTCGACGGTGACTACGCCCTGGGTGTCGGGGGTCCCCACGTTCTGCACGGTGGCGCTGGTGGTGTTCGGCGCTGCCGGCACCTGGCTGTTGGCGTCGTTGGAGTTCGGGGTGTCGACGATGGACACGGTGTCTCCGGCGACGAGGGGTTCGGTGGGCATCTGGGCGCTGGTCAGGGCCACCCCCACCAGGCTCTGGCCGTTGACCGGGACCACCGAGGAGTTCAGTGCTTCAGGAGTCAGCAGCGTTCCGGCGAACAGCGGCTGCTGGGCGCGCTGACCGATCAGGTCCTTCAGCTGTGCTGCGGGCACCGTCTTCAAGCCGGTGCCGTTGACGTCGACGGTGGTGAGGTCCTCGCGGGTGATGGTCTGCCCGCGCTGGACGCTTTCACGCACTTCTACGACCGAGGTGGTCTTTGTGGCCCCTTCGACGGCGAAGTAGACCGCCACCGCTCCCAGCCCGGCCAGAGCGACCGCCGCGAGCAGGTGGCGGGCACGACGTTGAGGGCGGAAAGCAGCCGGCTGGACGGGCACCCCCCGCGTCGTGGTGGCGGGCTCGGTGGCGGGGGCGCTGCGGCGGCCGCGGTTTGCAGCAGGGCCTCGGCCGTTGGTCGAGCCCGGGGTGGTGGTGCTCACGCGCCCTCCTGGGGGTGCTGGGTCTTCGGGTGCAGCTGCGGGCGGATCGTCGCAGGCGTCGGACTCGCGAACTGAGCTGATCTGGCGCGGTGCGGGCCTGCGCCGAGGAGCAGACGGTCGTAGGGGTGCGGCTGACCCCCGTCACGTTGTAACTCGACGTTACAACGTGACGGGGATGTTGTCACTCCTGATGTCCAGGGCGCCGGAGAGCGCCTCCGGCTGTTGGCGGAGGGCGTGGGTGGGGTGAGCAGCGGGGTGAGTCGCGGGGTGAGTCGCGACGTCCGCGGTCCGCCCTCCCCTGCCGGAGACAACAAGCAGCTCGCGGCCCTCAGGCCTTCCGGCGCCAGCCTCGACCCCGGCGCGCGGCATGGGCCTCGATGACCGCCTGGGGACGCCACACCGGGGTGCGACCGATCGTCGTGGCCGGCGCCGGAAGGATGCCGCGTGAGACATAGGCGCGCACCGACGCCCGCGAGATTCCGCAGTGCTCGGCGATCTCGGCCGTCGTCCACCACTCCTGGGCGGCATCGACCGACGAGGTCGACCTGCCGGTGGGAGTGAGCAGCGTGTCCGGCGAGATGCTGTCGGGGTTCGACGCAGCGCTGCCGGCGGGTTCGAGCGTCGCAGAGCTGTTCGTGTCGTCCTCCTGCTGCGTGCTGCGATCGGACGTTGAAGAGCTCGAGGAAGAACGCGGCACGTTCCGGCCCGCCCCCGGTGGGGACGTTCGTGGCGGGCGCGAGGGCATCGACGAAGCGTAGAGGTGAGCGACCCTGCGAAGTCAGCGCCGGAGGCGCTGCGCTGACACCGTGGCGATCGAGCACGCTGGGAGTGTAGTCAGCCATCAGGTCAACTCCTCACGATCGTAACGCGCGCAACCACTTTGGGGTGCGACACCCTGCCGACCGGCTCGACCCCGGCCCGACGCGAGCCTGGCGCCGGCCCGACGCTGGTCAGGACCCGGCCGAGCTCAGCTGTTGCCGAGCTCGGCGCGCACCGCGAGCGTCACCAGCTGGCCGCGGCTGCTGGCACCCACCTGCTGCTCCACCTCATCGAGGGTTCGCAGCTGCCCGCGCGTCAGACGCAGACCCATCTGGACCTTCACCTCGTTGGTGCGCGCCGGGGCGCTGAAGGTGAACAGGGACCCCGTCTGCGGTTTCAGGGCCTCCTCCACTAGCTGCGGCAACCGGGCGTACTGCGCCTCGATGGCCCGCAGGACGACCTCAGCGACCGTGGGCGCAGGGTCTAGATGGCGACGACGAGCGGCCACCAGCTCCCTGACCTCCACGGGGACGTAGACCGCCGTGGAGACGGGCAGGTGATCTTCTGCTGCTGATGAGGCCGACACCGCAGACTTCGGGCGGCCGATCTTGGCCGCGGGCCGTTCGGTACGCCGGCCTGAAGTGGCCGCGCGCGAGCGTTCAGCGCCCGTCGTCGATCGTGGCCGCCGGGAGCCCGCAGCGACCTCCGACGCAGGTACCGCCGCGGCAGGCGGCGAAGGTGCCGCACTCACCTCCACAGCACCGGCCGCGGGAGCAACCGCAGCGGCGTGGGCCTGATCGTCGTCCTGGGCCCGATCGTCGTCCTGGGCCCGATCGTCGTCCTGAGCGCTGGCCTTGGCCCTCGTCTGGACCCCGACCTCCGTCTTGGCCCCCGTCTCAGTCCCGTCCAAGGCTCGAGCCTGGGCCGCCCCGGCGGGAGAGGCGCCCTCTCCCCCGGGCCCCTCCCCCGCTACGGCAGGGGCCGAGTCTGTGGCGGGCTCGACCTCGACGAGCTGTGATGTCACAGCAGCGCCCAGATCAGCTGCCAGTTCACATGCCAGGTCCGCCGGCAGCTGCGAAGACAGGTCCGCGGGCACCTCGACAGGACGCTGATCCGCAGTGGGCTCGGTCGTCGACGGGGCGGCGGTGGGCGCCGCAGCAGGCAGCAGTCGTGGGCTGCGCCGACCTCTACGCCCCAGCGAGGCGGCCAGCTCCTGCGGGAGAACCGATCGAGGCTGCTCGCTCATGCGACCACGCCCTGTCCCTCACCCGAAGCCCGCCCATCCACCGTGGCCGACTCCCCTCCCCCGCTGGTCGAGTCCTGCTTGCGGTGATCCCCGCTGTCGTCCTGGTCGATCGCCTCAGCGCCTTCGTTGACGCTGTCGTTGGCGCTGTCGTCCTCGCCCGCGCTGGCGCCCTCGTCGTCAGCGGCTCCTTCGCTCTCGGCTTCCAGCAGGGTCTGTACGAACTCCTGGGCCAAGGCGGCGTAGTCCCCGGCCAGAGAGGAGGCGCTGCCGGCCAGCCGCTCGACGGGCTGGCCGCTGCGCATGGCCTCGTACCAGGCGGGCTGGGTGCTGACGACCTTCTCGAGCTCATGGGCGAGCTCACCGCGCTCGCGGGAGTCAGAGGCCGCGGCCTCGGCGTAGCGGATGCGGGACTTGAAGATGTAGGCGTCAGGGCCGAGGTCCTCGCGGACGCGGGCGTAGACGCGCTCGTGGATGCGGGTGGCGCTCTGACTGGTGCCGGTCAGGAGGACACCAAGCAGCTCGACGTCAGGGTTGACCTCTCGCACCGTCTCGACGCGTTCAGCCACCTCCGACATCCCGGCCCGGGAGCTGGCATCAGAACGAACCGGCACCAGCAGCCACCGGGCGACGCCGACGGCGACTTCCTGGACGATCGGCTCCCCCGGCGGGCAGTCGAGCAAGATCACTTCGTAGTCGCGAGCGATGTGGGCCAGCGGGATGACCAGGGCGTCGGCCGCGGCGTGACGCGACTGGCTGCGCTGGGCGGTCAGCAGGGCCCGCAGGTTGTCCAGATGCTTGCCACCCGGCACGACGTCGAGGTTGGGTCGCACGTTGCGGATCGGCAGCAGAGCGGTGGAGCCCAGCACGGCCTGGACGATGCCCAGACCCTTGTCATCGCGCGCGTCCGTTCCGTAGCCCAGGTCCTGAGCGCAGTTGCCCTGCCGGTCCAGGTCGAGGAGCAGGACCCTGGTGCCTGCCGCGGCCAGCTGGCCGGCCAGGTTCGTCGCGATCGATGTCTTCAGCACCCCGCCCTTGTTGTTGATGATCGCCACGACGCGATCCATGAGCAGGCGCAAGATCGCGCGGTCCGTGCTGTCGATCCATCGAGACAGCTCCCCCGCATCCATCTCCTCGACGAAGGCCAGCAGCTCGTCCACGGTCTCGAACTGCGGCGGGCTCTGAGGCTGTGTGTCGGCAACCATCGCGAGAGGGGTCCTTCCCTGGCGGTGTGGGTCGGTCGGTCGGTGGGTCGGTCGGTGGGTGTCGCTCACAGGGATGTGGTGCAGCCCGTCGAGCCGCAGTCGAGGCTCGGGCCGGACGATAGCGCCCGAGACGGTCACAGCCGCCGACCTACGTCGCGACCACCGCCGTGTCATAGGACGCGCCTTAGTCCGTCTCTACGAGCCCACGTATGGGCGCGCTCTCGACAACGTCATAAGCCGCGTCAGCGAACGCAACCACGAACACGCAGTAAAGCGCGGATGTCTGCACGCATGAAGCTGCAACGTACTACACGGCATACGACAAGCGCTCTAGTGCGGCAGAAACCGCAACATATAGCACGCAATAAAGTGCGCTAATAAGTGAGGAGCGTGCGGGTGTGGGCGGAGCTATCGGAAGGGGCGACGCCTGAGGAAGGGTGTCGCTCGCAGTGGACCGCCAGCAGGCCTCCTGGGCGATCCGTACCTAACAGCCCGCTCACGAGCCCGCTCACGAGCCCGCTCACGAGCCCGCTCACGAGCCCGCTCACGAGCCCGCTCACGAGCCCGCTCACGAGGCTGCTCACGACAGCGCTCGCGGTCACGCTCACAGAAACGCTAAAAACATCGCTCACAACTACGCTAACGAATACGCTCACATCGACGCTCACAGCTCAGCTGGGGAGCATACATGCAGGTCAGGGGCCCGCCATGTCCGACCGACAGGTGCGGGCATTGCCCCATCCTGCGAGGGTTGCACCTACCAACCCAGCAGCACGAGCAGACGGCAGCGGCCGTCGGGGCACGCGCAGACGGCGTCCGCATCACGCGCAGGACCGTTCGTCTTGAGGCTCGCTGGCCGCGCACACCGCCTGCGACAGACGTTGCGTTGCTCGCTGGAGCCGCTGGCGGGTTGCCTGGTGGCTCAAGCCCAGCTCGGCGGCCACCTGCTCCAGGGGGGTCCGTCGCGGACCACCTGCAGCGAAGACCATCGTCAGCAGCTCCACATCGCTCGCCGACAGCACCTGCGACGCCCAGCGCAACAGCCCCTCGGCCAAGTCCGCGGCCGACAGCGTGGAAGCGTTGACGGCAGCGGCCGGGTCTGCGCTGAAGGGCTGCATCGACTCCACCATCCGCGCCGGGTCCTCAGCCGCCGCCGCGTCCAGGAACCGCTGCCGGGAGTCCAGCCGGCGCACCACCTCGACGTCCTCACCCAGGCCCCGCAGCTCGTGGCTGGCCCTGTACTCCACCTCGTCGTGACGAATCCTCTTCTGCAGGTCCAGGCGCAGGTTCAAGGCGATGCGGTGCGGACGCCTCGTCAGGGGGTAGTCAGCGGCCAGCAGCCACAACGACGCCACGACCGAGGACATCCCCAGGCCGTAGCGCTCGGCCAGCTTCACCACCACCAGCGCCAGGCGCCGAGTCAGCACCAGGAAGGCCAGCTCACCGCCGGGGCCCCCCTCAGCGATCTCCAGCAGCAGGACCCGCAGCGCCTCGTCCATCTCATCACCACGTCGCTGCAGCCACAGCTTCCCGATGCGTGCATCCACCTCCGCCACCGAGGCCAGGCCGGCCAGAGCGATCGGTGCCTGCTTCGTCCACCGGGCCGTGCACTGCTCGGCCCAGGAGGACTCCTTCATCTCCTCCCAGCGACGCTGGACGTCCCACGGCAAGCGCGTCAGGGCCGCTTCGGCACTCTGCTGGGCACGAGAGACGGCCACGGAGGCGGTGGTGCGGGGGAGTGCGGCGATGTCTGACATGGGGTGACCTCCAGCGGAGCGGTGCGAACACCACCCACGCTGGCCAGCGGAGGTTGCCCCAGAGGTTGCCCGACAGGTTGCCCGCCATGATCTGGTGCAGAACTCGCGTGCCCGCCCCGACCGGGCAACCATCCAGTCTCAGCGCAGGCAACCCCTGAGCCGAAGGCGGACAACGACCAGCTGCAAAGCCGGCGGCCGCGGCTGCGTCGCTCACCACCGACCTCGACACGGCTGGGGCTACCCCGGGGTCTCGACCGATGACAGCTACCTCGACCCGCAGGCTCCGCCCAGATCCACCTGCCACCGCACGATCTCGACCTGCATCCGCACCCGCACCCGCATCCGTGAAGCCCGCCAGTGCGCCCCTGCTTGGACTCACCCACGGTGGACAGGAGGCGAACCCTGCGCATGCAACCCGGCGTCCTCAACGGTCAGCCGCGCCACCTCAGCGCCCAAGCAGCGTCATCCTCACGGCAGCACTCCGCTGTCTGAACGGCCATCAACGCCGGCCGGGAACCCGCAGCTCACACTTCTACGCACCAGCACGCGAGCGCCGGCTGCGACCGCGGTCATCGACGACTACCCACCCAGACCAAGCACCGGACACGACGACACGGGCTGCGCGGACATCAACGGCGAGGGGGGATGCCCAGCAGGGGCATTTAGCGCATCGCCGGATCCAGGCTCCGGTCCGGACGCTGCGCGCCACAGCCCGGAGCCTAATCTGGTGATCAAGCGGGGAGCAAGTGAGCCCACCTGCAACCACGCACCCGAACGCGACGGCGCTCGCGGGCGGCTGTGCCGCCTGTTGCGACGTTGAGGGCTTGCTCGCGAGCGCTCCCACGGTCCGGTCTTCAAGCGCGGCGGCAGGTGCGTCGATGAGCGCGTCAACGAGCGCAGTTATCAGCGGAACCGCGAGCGGGTTGATGAGCGGGACGTCGGGAGGGGATAAGTGCGCTTCTGCCACGATCGCGCGATGGCTGTCCATCACCCGGCGACGATCGCGCCCACCAAGCTGGAACTGCTGCAGGCGTGGGTGCCGCACCAGCCCTGGACCGGGAACGCCGACACCTCCGTCTTGACCAAGCTCGGGTCCTACCGCTTCGACGACCCCGACGGTGAGGTGGGGATGGAGACGCACCTGCTGGCCACCGCCGACGGGCAGGTGCTGCAGGTTCCCCTGACCTACCGCGGCGTCCCTCGCACGGGGGCTGAGGACTCACTCATCACCACGATGACGCACACCACCCTCGGCCAGCGCTGGATCTACGACGGCTGCCACGACCCCGTCTACGTCAACGCCCTGGTCACCACGATCGTGACCGGTGGCCGTGAGGCCGCCCTGTACGCCGCCACCGAGCAGGGGATGGTGCTCGAGCCGGCCACGACGCACGTGCGCGGCAGCGGCTCCTGGACCACGGCCCCGGCCCTGACCGTGCCCGTGGTCTGCCACGAGGGGACCACGACGACGATCTCCGCCGGGGTCGAGGTCGTCCTGCCGCGGGTGGTGGTCCCCGTCGCGCCGGGGACGGGTTTGGTGTTGAGCGGTACATGGCCTGGGCAGGAGACCCCTTGCGTGTTGGTGAGGGTGGACGTCGCCGGCGACAGCGCGCACAACGCGGGATGACCGTGCGTCTGACCATGCGCCGTGATCTTCCGATCACCTGGGGTCATCCATGAGCTGATCGACACCGCGACCAACGGAGGATGGAGCTCGTGGTCCCGTCGGGCAGGGTCAATCGCATGACGCAGCGACGCACCCCGCAGCAGCTGGCACCCTGGACGCAGAAGCCCGCGACGTGGATCGCCCTGGCGGTGGCCTTCCTCGCGCTCTCGACACCGCTGTGGGTCGATGCCCTCAGCGGGGAGAAGACGCTCGGCTACCTGCCGGCTGCGGCCTTCACCGTGGCGGCTGCCTGCTTCGTGGTGCAGGCCCGCCGCAGTGCCCGGCGGCGGCTGGAGCGCTGAGCTGTTGGTGCGTTCACCGGATCCGCGACGCGTGGCGCGTTGACGCCGCAGACTGCTGGCCAGAGGGTGGGCCCTCACCACGCAGATCGCGGGATGACCGTGCGCTTCGCGCGCACCGCGGGATGACCGCAAGTCCACCGGATCAACCGGGAGTGCTGCAGCTCTTTCCCCCCATCTCTGGGGTGATGGCGAAGGTCAGGTCCTCAAGGAGGTAGCCGTGGCCCGGTGTCGGGGTCCAGCGAGCTTCCCCAGGTCTGCCGTAGCTGGCTCGAGCGATCATCTGTCCCTGAGCGTTGAAGGCTGTGATGTACGCGCCGTTGACGGACTTGGTCCGCTGGGCTTGAGGTTGGCTGAGGGCCAGCACGGCCCGGGCACGGTCAGGCAGGTCGCTCGTCCGAAGGCTGGGGTGGGCGGCGAGGCTGGTGTCGATCTGCTTCGCCCAAACAGCCAGATCGGTTTGGGCGGCGTCGAGGTCAGCGACGCCGGCCTCGATTGAGCTGTAGGTGAAGCTGCTGGTGAGGTAGCAGTCGGCGGGGATGCGCTGAACCGGAGGTGCGGTGGCCGGTGCTGTCAGCGAGGCGCCGTCTTGGGCGGTGCGGTGGCTGTGCGTACCGGACAGCAGGAGGAGCGGAGCGAGGGCGGCGACGGCCATCGTCGTGCGAGTCGTGCTCGGCATGCTTGCTTATCGGTCAGGGCTCATCGGTACTTGAGGGCCTCGCCTTGAGCGCCTAAATGGGTGATGACTGCTCGTATGGAAGCGTCGCTCATCGGCAAGACCGCGAGGTCGTCGAGCGCGCGGACGGCGCTCTGACCGCCTTGCCCAGTTCACCTACGGGACGGCGGGCTCGAGTGGCGTCGCTTCCAAATCCGGGCACTAAGAGCGCCACCGCCGCCCGCGCAGATGCCCATCAGGGAACCGCGCACCCACGTCGACCAGCCGAAGCTGTCGGACAGGAATGCCCCGATGAGTGCAAGAACGACCCCCAGGACGAACCACGGCCAGGCTCGACCACGGCTCAGTGCGTCCAGGCGACGCTCAATGGGCCCAGGGTTGTCATCGCTCACTGTTCGACCATGCCAGGACTCTCAGCGCTTGGTCCTGGACATGGACCACCTCGCACCTTTCGACATGACCGCGAGGTGGGTACCGCTCCTGAGTCTCGACCCCTGCTTTTGTGGGCTCTCGACCTTGCACTGTCACGATGGGTGACCGTGGCGAGGATGAAGGGCCCGTGGTCGTGGCTGCTGGCGGTGATCTGGCTGGGTTTCGCAGCCATGGGTGCGGTGATCTTGAGTGAGGACCACACCCCTGGCGGGCTGATCATCGGCGCTGCGGTCCTGGCGATGGGGTTGTTCTGCGGGGTGCGGGCTGCGATCAGCCACGTGCGGCTGAGCGATGAGGGGCTGGTCTACGTCGGGTACGCGAGGACGCGACGTGTGCCGTGGACTCAGGTGAGCGAGGTGGTGGTCGTCGAGCTGGGGTCGGTACTGCCGATCACGACGGTGGGGGTGTCGGTGCGGCTGTACGACGACACCGAGGTTGAGTTGCCTGCACAGGCTGGTTTCGCGGTAGCTGGG
This Kineococcus rhizosphaerae DNA region includes the following protein-coding sequences:
- a CDS encoding SAF domain-containing protein, which codes for MSTTTPGSTNGRGPAANRGRRSAPATEPATTTRGVPVQPAAFRPQRRARHLLAAVALAGLGAVAVYFAVEGATKTTSVVEVRESVQRGQTITREDLTTVDVNGTGLKTVPAAQLKDLIGQRAQQPLFAGTLLTPEALNSSVVPVNGQSLVGVALTSAQMPTEPLVAGDTVSIVDTPNSNDANSQVPAAPNTTSATVQNVGTPDTQGVVTVDVLVPEGDAARLAAQASTGRVALVLQSRER
- a CDS encoding helix-turn-helix transcriptional regulator gives rise to the protein MPSRPPRTSPPGAGRNVPRSSSSSSTSDRSTQQEDDTNSSATLEPAGSAASNPDSISPDTLLTPTGRSTSSVDAAQEWWTTAEIAEHCGISRASVRAYVSRGILPAPATTIGRTPVWRPQAVIEAHAARRGRGWRRKA
- a CDS encoding ParA family protein, whose translation is MDELLAFVEEMDAGELSRWIDSTDRAILRLLMDRVVAIINNKGGVLKTSIATNLAGQLAAAGTRVLLLDLDRQGNCAQDLGYGTDARDDKGLGIVQAVLGSTALLPIRNVRPNLDVVPGGKHLDNLRALLTAQRSQSRHAAADALVIPLAHIARDYEVILLDCPPGEPIVQEVAVGVARWLLVPVRSDASSRAGMSEVAERVETVREVNPDVELLGVLLTGTSQSATRIHERVYARVREDLGPDAYIFKSRIRYAEAAASDSRERGELAHELEKVVSTQPAWYEAMRSGQPVERLAGSASSLAGDYAALAQEFVQTLLEAESEGAADDEGASAGEDDSANDSVNEGAEAIDQDDSGDHRKQDSTSGGGESATVDGRASGEGQGVVA
- a CDS encoding CG0192-related protein, whose protein sequence is MAVHHPATIAPTKLELLQAWVPHQPWTGNADTSVLTKLGSYRFDDPDGEVGMETHLLATADGQVLQVPLTYRGVPRTGAEDSLITTMTHTTLGQRWIYDGCHDPVYVNALVTTIVTGGREAALYAATEQGMVLEPATTHVRGSGSWTTAPALTVPVVCHEGTTTTISAGVEVVLPRVVVPVAPGTGLVLSGTWPGQETPCVLVRVDVAGDSAHNAG
- a CDS encoding PH domain-containing protein, which produces MARMKGPWSWLLAVIWLGFAAMGAVILSEDHTPGGLIIGAAVLAMGLFCGVRAAISHVRLSDEGLVYVGYARTRRVPWTQVSEVVVVELGSVLPITTVGVSVRLYDDTEVELPAQAGFAVAGRNRRVQRLVDAAERHRAGSG